Proteins encoded within one genomic window of Thermococcus sp. 21S7:
- the cbiB gene encoding adenosylcobinamide-phosphate synthase CbiB yields MEVLTVFFLALLWDILLGEPPVKLHPVVWFGRIAGFLDGRWKRRGPLPDFLAGTLTALAVIGFALTLSLLPSYLPFPLDYVLAVYLLKSSFAIRSLHEHVAKTLTGDIEEKRKAVSMIVSRDVRSLDGTHLNSAAIESLAENLNDSVVAPLFYFLLFGLPGALLYRAVNTLDAMLGYRNERYEFFGKFSARLDDVLNFIPARLTVLLYLPFGGRKVLKHYRLARFKINSDKPIAAMSAVLGVWLEKPGVYQFPGRAPENDDIRRALRIYWFVVAEWVAITIAATFKFRPLNIM; encoded by the coding sequence ATGGAGGTTCTGACGGTTTTCTTCCTTGCACTGCTCTGGGACATCCTCCTCGGCGAGCCGCCGGTTAAGCTCCACCCGGTGGTCTGGTTCGGAAGGATAGCGGGCTTTCTCGACGGGAGATGGAAGCGGAGGGGCCCCCTTCCAGATTTCCTCGCGGGGACTCTAACGGCCCTCGCCGTCATTGGCTTCGCCCTTACACTTTCGCTACTTCCCTCTTATCTCCCCTTCCCGCTGGACTATGTCCTCGCGGTCTACCTCCTCAAGAGTTCCTTCGCGATAAGAAGCCTCCACGAGCACGTCGCGAAAACCCTAACCGGGGACATCGAGGAGAAGCGGAAGGCCGTCTCGATGATAGTGAGCAGGGACGTTAGAAGCCTTGACGGGACCCACCTCAACTCGGCCGCGATAGAGAGCCTGGCTGAAAACCTCAACGACTCGGTGGTCGCTCCGCTCTTCTACTTCCTCCTCTTCGGCCTTCCGGGCGCGTTGCTCTACCGCGCGGTGAACACCCTGGATGCCATGCTCGGCTACAGGAACGAGCGCTACGAGTTCTTCGGCAAGTTTTCCGCCAGGCTGGACGACGTCCTCAACTTCATACCGGCTCGCTTAACGGTTCTCCTCTACCTCCCGTTCGGTGGAAGGAAAGTTCTCAAACACTACCGCCTCGCGAGGTTCAAGATAAATTCCGACAAGCCGATAGCTGCTATGAGTGCGGTTCTCGGAGTCTGGCTTGAAAAACCGGGCGTTTATCAGTTTCCCGGCAGGGCTCCGGAGAATGACGATATAAGGCGAGCGTTGAGAATCTACTGGTTCGTCGTTGCCGAATGGGTAGCTATAACCATCGCCGCAACCTTTAAGTTTCGTCCGCTGAATATCATGTGA
- a CDS encoding NTP transferase domain-containing protein encodes MIVIMAGGRSSRMGKEKPVLKVGGIPMLLRVYREAEKVDETITALSRNTPKTRELCLREGIPFVETPGRGYVEDVTHLLREFGPFISVSSDLPFIRAGDFWAIKKAFNGKTSLTGVLPLKLVPKDLKPATYLGYAIVGLNAVGAEGEDFFELNNPLLALNVNTPQELKLANRIAGMVGR; translated from the coding sequence ATGATAGTCATCATGGCCGGCGGGCGGTCGAGCAGGATGGGAAAGGAAAAGCCCGTTCTGAAGGTCGGCGGGATACCGATGCTCCTCCGCGTCTACCGCGAGGCCGAAAAGGTTGATGAGACCATCACCGCCCTCTCGCGGAACACTCCAAAGACGAGGGAGCTGTGCCTCCGCGAGGGGATTCCCTTCGTTGAGACGCCTGGAAGGGGCTACGTTGAGGACGTGACCCATCTCCTCCGTGAGTTCGGGCCTTTTATCAGCGTCTCCTCGGATTTGCCCTTCATCAGGGCGGGCGACTTTTGGGCCATAAAGAAGGCTTTCAACGGGAAGACGAGCCTGACCGGTGTTCTCCCTCTAAAGCTGGTTCCAAAGGATTTGAAGCCTGCAACCTACCTGGGCTACGCGATAGTTGGTTTAAACGCCGTCGGAGCGGAAGGTGAGGACTTCTTCGAGCTGAACAACCCTCTGCTGGCTTTGAACGTGAACACGCCGCAAGAGTTAAAGCTCGCCAACAGGATAGCAGGGATGGTGGGACGATGA
- a CDS encoding DUF2281 domain-containing protein, which translates to MEEVERIFAKLPPEAKRELLDYAEFLLQKYGKREVRGFKFTWEGKLKDVKMTSVELQHRALEWRDDVSD; encoded by the coding sequence ATGGAAGAAGTGGAGAGAATATTCGCTAAGCTTCCACCTGAGGCCAAAAGAGAGCTTTTAGACTACGCGGAATTCCTGCTTCAGAAATACGGGAAGAGGGAAGTTAGAGGATTTAAGTTTACATGGGAAGGAAAGCTGAAGGACGTTAAGATGACCTCCGTGGAGCTTCAGCACAGGGCCTTGGAGTGGCGGGACGATGTATCTGATTGA
- a CDS encoding aminotransferase class I/II-fold pyridoxal phosphate-dependent enzyme, protein MLRLREFETYHGGAREEGLLDFSASLNPYPPEWLDEMFERSKEISGRYPYYEGLEEELEGLVGEPLTLTAGITEALYLLGILALRGRRVVIPRHTYGEYERVARIFGAEAIKGPNEPERLAELIERNSVVFFCNPNNPDGRFYRVGELKPLLDAVEDTGALLILDEAFIDFVKTPESPEGENIVKLRTFTKSYGLPGIRVGYVLGFERAFRSVRMPWSIGSTGVAFLEFLLKDGFEHLRKTMPLIWREKERLERALDVRSDANFFVKRVGDAGKVVERLKEHGVLIRNCTSFGLPEYVRFSVRRPEENDILIAGFRSVLNGA, encoded by the coding sequence ATGCTCAGGTTACGTGAATTCGAAACATATCACGGCGGTGCAAGGGAGGAAGGTCTGCTCGACTTCTCGGCATCTCTCAACCCCTATCCTCCTGAGTGGCTCGATGAGATGTTTGAGCGCTCCAAAGAGATAAGCGGCCGCTACCCCTACTACGAGGGGCTTGAGGAGGAGCTGGAAGGGCTTGTCGGCGAGCCTCTAACCCTGACAGCAGGCATCACCGAGGCGCTCTACCTCCTCGGAATCCTCGCGCTCCGCGGGAGGAGGGTCGTAATCCCCCGCCACACCTACGGCGAGTACGAGAGGGTTGCACGGATTTTCGGGGCGGAAGCCATCAAAGGCCCGAACGAGCCAGAAAGGCTGGCTGAACTCATCGAGAGGAACTCCGTTGTATTTTTCTGCAACCCCAACAACCCCGATGGAAGGTTCTACCGCGTGGGGGAACTTAAGCCCCTTCTCGATGCGGTGGAGGATACGGGGGCGCTCCTTATCCTTGACGAGGCCTTCATAGACTTCGTGAAAACGCCGGAAAGTCCAGAGGGAGAAAACATCGTGAAGCTCAGGACCTTCACCAAGAGCTACGGTTTGCCTGGGATAAGGGTCGGCTACGTCCTCGGCTTTGAAAGGGCTTTCAGGAGCGTTAGAATGCCCTGGAGCATAGGCTCGACTGGGGTTGCTTTCCTTGAGTTTCTCCTCAAAGACGGCTTTGAGCACCTGAGGAAGACGATGCCCCTCATCTGGCGCGAGAAGGAGAGGCTTGAAAGAGCATTAGACGTTAGGAGCGACGCCAACTTCTTCGTCAAGCGCGTTGGTGATGCAGGGAAAGTCGTGGAGAGACTTAAAGAACACGGGGTCCTTATCAGGAACTGCACGAGCTTTGGTCTGCCTGAATATGTCCGCTTTTCGGTTAGGAGACCGGAAGAAAATGATATTCTAATTGCGGGGTTCAGGAGTGTCTTAAACGGCGCTTAA
- the cobS gene encoding adenosylcobinamide-GDP ribazoletransferase — translation MRNLLPFFTRIPVKGDFERVRNELWALPLLAPLTSALATLVLYLGLPLSNVLAVLALYLTIGLLHLDGLADWADGMMVKGNRERKVKAMKDVNTGIAGVFAVVMVLFLQVYSLPFLPFYALYLAELNSKFAMLLALATKKPLGQGLGAYFMGGMNRGQLALGTVLYLLLLLPVIYLEPRSLASLLGLVAGAYAIRISLRNFGGLNGDCIGAVAEITRAGTLVVVAFAWQWI, via the coding sequence ATGAGGAACCTCCTGCCATTCTTCACGCGGATTCCGGTCAAAGGCGACTTCGAGAGGGTTAGAAATGAGCTCTGGGCGCTTCCCCTGCTCGCGCCCCTAACTTCCGCCTTGGCGACGCTCGTCCTTTACCTGGGACTTCCTCTGAGCAACGTCCTCGCTGTCCTCGCGCTCTACCTCACGATAGGCCTCCTCCACCTCGACGGCTTAGCCGACTGGGCCGACGGGATGATGGTCAAAGGCAACCGCGAGAGGAAGGTAAAGGCGATGAAGGACGTCAACACCGGCATAGCCGGAGTTTTTGCCGTTGTGATGGTTCTCTTCCTGCAGGTTTACTCCCTTCCCTTCCTCCCGTTCTACGCTCTCTATCTGGCGGAGCTGAACTCGAAGTTCGCCATGCTTCTCGCGCTTGCCACGAAGAAGCCCCTCGGCCAAGGACTCGGGGCGTACTTTATGGGGGGGATGAACAGGGGCCAGCTGGCCCTTGGAACGGTTCTCTACCTCCTCCTGCTCCTTCCAGTTATTTACCTCGAACCGCGCTCGCTAGCTTCCCTCCTCGGTCTTGTGGCTGGAGCCTACGCTATTAGAATCTCGCTGAGGAACTTCGGCGGGCTCAACGGTGACTGCATTGGAGCTGTGGCGGAGATAACGCGGGCGGGGACACTGGTGGTTGTGGCCTTTGCGTGGCAATGGATTTAA
- a CDS encoding MoxR family ATPase, with protein MKAESYAALCDEVVSAVSKVYIGNEEVVRKTLAAALVNGNVLFEDHPGLGKTLLAKAFGRALGLEYRRVQFTPDLLPSDIIGTKVWRQNLGTFELLKGPVFTNVLLADEINRAPPKTQSALLEAMEERQVTIEGDTLKLERPFFVIATQNPIEYEGTYPLPEAQLDRFLLRMSVGYPKSLDDEVGILKARISWGKDDPTADMEPVMDRDTFLEMQAFVEHEVFIHDEVLKYIAGIVREIRKDERVEAGPSPRGALALLKVSKANAMMNGRDFVVPDDVKRYVIDALAHRIVLGAEYAFEGVSGREVVEAAVKRVPVPKEFEREE; from the coding sequence ATGAAAGCGGAGTCCTATGCAGCCCTCTGTGATGAAGTCGTCTCGGCGGTTTCGAAGGTTTACATCGGTAACGAGGAGGTTGTGAGGAAAACGCTGGCGGCGGCTCTCGTAAATGGAAACGTCCTCTTTGAGGACCACCCTGGTCTGGGGAAAACCCTGCTCGCTAAGGCCTTCGGCCGCGCCCTCGGCTTGGAGTACCGCAGGGTTCAGTTCACGCCAGACCTGCTGCCGAGCGATATCATAGGCACCAAAGTCTGGAGGCAGAACCTTGGAACGTTTGAGCTTCTGAAGGGGCCGGTTTTCACGAACGTTCTTCTGGCGGACGAGATCAACCGCGCTCCCCCCAAGACCCAGTCCGCGCTGCTTGAGGCGATGGAGGAGCGCCAGGTTACGATAGAGGGCGACACCCTGAAGCTTGAGAGGCCCTTCTTCGTGATAGCCACCCAGAACCCCATCGAGTACGAGGGAACCTACCCTCTCCCCGAGGCCCAGCTCGACAGGTTCCTCCTCAGAATGAGTGTGGGATATCCGAAGAGCCTGGATGACGAAGTTGGAATCCTTAAGGCAAGGATATCGTGGGGCAAGGACGACCCAACCGCTGACATGGAGCCGGTCATGGACAGGGACACGTTCCTGGAGATGCAGGCGTTCGTTGAGCACGAGGTGTTCATACACGACGAGGTTCTCAAATACATCGCGGGAATCGTCAGGGAGATCAGGAAGGACGAAAGGGTCGAGGCGGGCCCGAGCCCCAGAGGTGCTCTGGCGCTGCTGAAGGTTTCCAAGGCGAACGCCATGATGAACGGCAGGGATTTCGTTGTTCCAGATGATGTCAAGAGATACGTCATAGATGCACTGGCTCACAGAATCGTTCTCGGGGCTGAGTACGCCTTTGAGGGAGTGAGCGGTCGGGAGGTCGTCGAGGCGGCGGTTAAGAGGGTTCCGGTTCCCAAAGAGTTCGAGCGTGAGGAGTGA
- a CDS encoding PIN domain-containing protein: MYLIDTNIFLEILLGQEKSDIAKQFLSSHIGELAMSDFTLHSIGVVLFRLKRPELFLEFINDTIPNIEVVTLPKPEYSRVIEFHEKYGLDFDDAYQCAVATSYDLTIVTMDEDFRRVPYSVKVVFL, encoded by the coding sequence ATGTATCTGATTGACACCAATATTTTCCTCGAAATTCTGCTGGGTCAGGAAAAATCTGATATCGCAAAGCAATTTCTAAGTTCACACATTGGAGAACTTGCAATGAGTGATTTCACGCTTCATTCTATTGGAGTGGTTCTTTTCAGACTCAAGAGACCAGAGCTATTTTTAGAGTTTATCAACGACACAATACCCAATATCGAAGTTGTAACGCTTCCAAAGCCAGAGTACTCCCGTGTTATCGAATTCCACGAAAAGTATGGACTCGACTTCGACGATGCTTACCAGTGCGCAGTCGCAACGTCTTATGACCTAACAATCGTGACCATGGACGAGGACTTCAGAAGGGTCCCCTACTCTGTTAAGGTCGTTTTTCTCTGA
- a CDS encoding uracil-DNA glycosylase family protein gives MLLRLENLKRVGELYINPANLKVIPLVLRDWRDFLSLDEKTYGIYARTIYNPGERFLVVNEGDERIALELENLYRELLEDPLRFCREEYHRYQLRVAKFEGLPFANGWVGSEVVLVGEAPGRKGCGKTGICFYRDASGTLLRKTLFTLGVNPDFVYITNVVKCNPPDNRLRGFGEGELELLRRELEVVKPRAIFAIGRTAEKALKRLGFEFTYLRHPAWYVRRGLREPNGEMLEEYSAIREAFGEWRF, from the coding sequence ATGCTCTTAAGGCTGGAGAACCTCAAAAGGGTGGGCGAGCTTTACATAAACCCTGCCAACCTCAAGGTCATTCCGTTGGTCCTCCGCGACTGGAGGGACTTTCTGAGCCTGGACGAGAAGACCTACGGAATCTACGCGAGAACGATATACAACCCCGGTGAGCGCTTTCTCGTCGTGAACGAGGGAGACGAGAGAATCGCCCTGGAGCTTGAAAATCTCTACCGTGAGCTTCTCGAAGACCCCCTGCGGTTCTGCCGCGAGGAATACCACCGCTATCAGCTCCGGGTGGCCAAGTTTGAGGGACTGCCCTTCGCCAACGGCTGGGTCGGTTCGGAGGTTGTCCTCGTCGGGGAGGCGCCGGGAAGAAAGGGCTGCGGAAAGACTGGGATATGCTTCTACCGCGACGCCTCGGGTACCTTGCTGAGAAAGACGCTCTTCACCCTGGGTGTCAATCCGGACTTCGTCTACATAACCAACGTTGTGAAGTGCAACCCGCCCGATAACAGGCTGAGGGGCTTCGGCGAGGGCGAGCTTGAGCTTCTCAGGAGGGAGCTTGAAGTTGTAAAGCCGAGGGCCATCTTCGCCATCGGCAGAACCGCCGAAAAGGCCCTGAAACGGCTCGGCTTTGAGTTCACCTACCTCAGACACCCGGCATGGTACGTGCGGAGGGGGCTGAGGGAACCGAACGGGGAGATGCTGGAGGAGTACTCGGCGATAAGGGAGGCCTTCGGAGAATGGAGGTTCTGA
- the cobZ gene encoding alpha-ribazole phosphatase CobZ, with amino-acid sequence MRSEKLSSMLESKGVTLEKMLDTALELYIGDEREKVRERLRGLMLRYLGDINVQALLLSALLLEENFKVEGDPVNLVADELIGINIAELIGGKMALFNFFYYDIRKPGILAELPPFLDDAVGGFIAGCMTKLFEGDG; translated from the coding sequence ATGAGGTCCGAGAAACTCTCCAGCATGCTCGAATCCAAAGGTGTAACCCTCGAAAAGATGCTCGACACCGCGTTAGAGCTCTACATCGGCGACGAGCGCGAGAAAGTCAGGGAAAGGCTGAGGGGGCTGATGTTGAGGTATCTGGGCGACATCAACGTTCAAGCTCTGCTCCTTTCGGCTCTCCTGCTCGAAGAGAACTTCAAAGTTGAGGGCGACCCCGTGAACCTTGTGGCCGACGAGTTAATTGGAATAAACATCGCCGAGCTTATAGGCGGGAAGATGGCGCTCTTCAACTTCTTCTACTACGACATCAGAAAGCCCGGAATCCTTGCGGAGCTTCCGCCTTTCCTTGACGACGCAGTCGGAGGGTTTATAGCAGGATGCATGACTAAGCTCTTTGAAGGTGATGGGTAA
- a CDS encoding transglutaminase domain-containing protein, whose amino-acid sequence MRGYVSALLAMLITLLLIASINQIPTKLYGTPERAPAGNGSGIASVENLLGVSTPEQSAGKSVMKNGIPDLSRFYPWLNGSSRGPNGSPSNLSREYTNMTPQFRLPGMSSNSTGILTEPEFIDLRRNGFRREDTERIIMTVRGAAHTAYLRGGVYVTYLNGTWHRLNETPITGNRGVLPLPTVEHANVSDNITVVLASPIVEDNLLTALYTEEVSAPGGLKYYPESHLFGTSGVVWNYSFKTVHYIFPDALLKGAKTTASTRYLQTPNVSERVLELARNITAGIEGDYLKARAIESYLRTHYEFDMNAPPAPEGIDPLEWFLFHSKRGVCIDFNTAFVVLARLNGIPARLVTGYLIKETPAEQAVHPIQAHAWAEVPFEGIGWVTFDATAPAGVGESQKPENQSLPGPDFDILIKPDPVVTEVSRAFQVYVTVIPHGLGKVNGCEPELGVKISMDGLYSVSSTIAPNITKPFRMSGIPEPGTYHPTVKVTLSYCGTMGGTKSKTFTVIVRGGKFSLTAEPENLTLATGGLGGVRIYVTGEGYSRRVDLSVEYPGRYRLLKESGIPDFESDLLLMAPSRPGDYTVKITGTSGDTAVVLQVPLHVLGRTRTRITGYPAEILKDQPFWVNGTVTDENGGPVDGPVYVTLNESKDSPGVVVGRGVSINGRFSIECSAPPDLPPGNYQIVAHFGGNDYYLPSNSDPEVIVRDRTAIQVEGQMVTKTGKFELGGKLVDSAGNGVPNATIEVSLDGTFHINITTDSAGVFTAHLLLETPGEHRVLISYGGGRYYLDAEAAVNITAVELNATVPDRWIIGRNITINGSILGVDSGSVSLSTPMGRFTSVLEGGRFNFTIPVNVSPGIYNVFFTYEDVLLESIPVTIASPTNITVEFGEMREGENATIAVRLVDAFSNPVPGRIVTLSLFGNHSARTDMNGTARFTVRPGESGRHRARAVFEGDEFYLPSTAEFEVPVAGRPPYTLILAGLIILPAGVLVYRRMEDIVALKLGIASALRGLEKRRYSPILHPDRRPPVYGEGEKITVTSDVPVELFVDGKPAGTGNKFELVLPRGVHELLAKGEKVKGWLKVWVVDYREEIMRLYDRCFLELARRKGLGGKDLAPEELAHRLRGEYDWNDLKTVTYLFEVARYSLYPVGRREFMEFYRSLSRLVGGDCYGED is encoded by the coding sequence TTGAGGGGGTATGTTTCCGCATTGCTGGCCATGTTGATTACCCTGCTCCTGATAGCCTCGATAAACCAGATACCTACAAAGCTCTACGGTACCCCTGAAAGGGCCCCCGCGGGCAATGGCTCTGGGATTGCCAGTGTCGAGAACCTTTTAGGTGTGAGCACTCCCGAGCAGTCCGCTGGAAAGTCTGTTATGAAAAACGGTATCCCCGACCTCTCCAGGTTTTACCCCTGGCTGAACGGCAGTTCGCGCGGACCAAACGGCTCCCCCTCAAATCTCAGCCGGGAATACACCAACATGACCCCCCAGTTCCGGCTCCCCGGAATGAGTTCCAATAGCACGGGTATCCTCACGGAGCCCGAGTTCATAGACCTCCGTAGAAACGGCTTCCGCAGGGAGGACACCGAGAGAATCATCATGACCGTGAGAGGTGCAGCCCACACCGCGTACCTTAGGGGCGGCGTCTACGTCACATACCTAAACGGGACTTGGCACCGCCTGAACGAGACCCCCATAACTGGGAACCGCGGTGTCCTGCCGCTTCCCACAGTGGAACATGCAAATGTGTCTGACAACATCACGGTGGTTCTGGCGTCCCCGATAGTCGAGGACAACCTTCTGACGGCCCTGTACACCGAAGAGGTGAGCGCACCGGGTGGCCTGAAATACTACCCTGAAAGCCACCTGTTCGGAACCTCCGGGGTCGTCTGGAACTATTCCTTCAAGACCGTGCATTATATATTCCCGGATGCCCTCCTGAAGGGAGCGAAAACCACCGCCTCTACCCGGTACCTCCAGACTCCGAACGTGAGTGAGAGGGTTCTGGAGCTCGCCCGCAACATAACCGCGGGAATCGAAGGGGACTACCTGAAGGCGAGGGCGATAGAGAGCTATCTTCGCACGCACTACGAATTTGACATGAACGCGCCCCCCGCCCCCGAAGGTATCGACCCCCTCGAATGGTTTCTGTTTCATTCGAAGAGAGGGGTCTGCATCGACTTCAACACGGCCTTTGTGGTTCTGGCCAGACTGAACGGAATCCCCGCGAGGCTGGTTACGGGATATCTGATAAAAGAAACCCCTGCCGAGCAGGCCGTGCACCCGATACAGGCCCACGCGTGGGCGGAGGTGCCCTTTGAGGGCATTGGATGGGTTACGTTTGATGCCACTGCACCCGCGGGGGTGGGCGAATCGCAGAAACCGGAGAACCAGAGCCTTCCCGGCCCGGATTTCGACATCCTGATCAAGCCGGACCCCGTTGTCACCGAGGTCAGCAGGGCTTTTCAGGTCTACGTCACCGTGATTCCTCACGGCCTTGGAAAAGTAAACGGCTGCGAACCGGAACTCGGCGTTAAAATAAGCATGGACGGGCTGTATTCGGTCAGCTCCACGATTGCGCCGAACATCACGAAACCATTCCGCATGAGCGGAATTCCTGAGCCGGGCACGTATCATCCAACGGTCAAAGTCACCCTTTCATACTGCGGTACCATGGGCGGAACGAAATCGAAAACGTTCACCGTCATAGTTCGGGGCGGGAAGTTCTCTCTGACGGCAGAACCTGAAAACCTCACCCTCGCAACGGGGGGGCTTGGAGGGGTAAGGATCTACGTCACGGGGGAGGGATACTCCCGGAGGGTTGACCTGAGTGTGGAGTATCCAGGCAGGTACAGGCTCCTGAAGGAGTCGGGAATCCCCGACTTCGAATCCGACCTCCTCTTAATGGCGCCCTCAAGGCCCGGGGACTACACCGTTAAAATAACCGGAACCTCCGGCGACACAGCGGTTGTCCTCCAGGTTCCCCTACACGTTCTCGGGCGCACCCGGACAAGGATAACCGGCTATCCGGCTGAGATACTGAAGGACCAGCCCTTCTGGGTGAACGGAACCGTAACCGACGAGAACGGAGGGCCCGTTGACGGCCCGGTGTACGTGACCCTCAACGAGAGCAAGGACTCCCCCGGTGTGGTGGTCGGCAGAGGAGTCTCGATAAACGGGCGTTTCAGCATTGAGTGCTCCGCTCCTCCTGACCTTCCCCCCGGAAACTATCAGATAGTGGCCCACTTCGGAGGAAACGATTACTACCTCCCGTCCAACAGCGACCCGGAGGTAATCGTCAGGGACAGGACGGCTATTCAGGTTGAGGGGCAGATGGTGACGAAGACCGGGAAGTTTGAACTCGGGGGAAAGCTCGTTGATTCCGCAGGAAACGGCGTTCCCAACGCCACGATTGAGGTCAGCCTGGACGGAACCTTTCACATCAACATTACCACCGATTCCGCCGGCGTCTTCACGGCTCACCTGCTTCTGGAAACGCCAGGGGAACACCGTGTTCTGATATCGTACGGGGGAGGCAGGTACTATCTGGATGCTGAGGCAGCGGTAAACATCACCGCGGTTGAGCTCAATGCAACCGTTCCTGATAGGTGGATAATAGGCAGGAACATCACGATCAACGGCTCGATTCTGGGCGTCGACTCCGGCAGCGTGTCCCTTTCGACCCCCATGGGCCGCTTCACCAGCGTCCTGGAGGGGGGACGCTTTAACTTCACCATTCCCGTAAACGTTTCTCCGGGAATTTACAACGTTTTCTTTACCTACGAAGACGTTCTTCTGGAGAGCATCCCCGTGACAATTGCCTCCCCCACCAACATAACCGTGGAATTCGGCGAGATGCGGGAGGGGGAGAACGCCACGATCGCGGTCAGGCTCGTGGATGCGTTCAGCAATCCTGTCCCTGGAAGGATTGTCACCCTCAGCCTCTTCGGCAACCACAGCGCCAGGACGGACATGAACGGCACTGCCCGCTTCACGGTTCGGCCGGGTGAAAGCGGGAGACATAGGGCCAGGGCGGTCTTTGAAGGGGACGAGTTTTACCTCCCATCCACCGCTGAGTTCGAGGTTCCCGTGGCCGGGCGGCCGCCCTACACCCTCATTCTCGCGGGACTCATCATACTGCCCGCGGGAGTGCTCGTCTACAGGAGGATGGAGGATATCGTAGCGCTTAAGCTTGGAATTGCCTCCGCACTCAGAGGGCTGGAGAAAAGGCGCTACTCGCCAATCCTTCATCCCGACAGAAGGCCGCCGGTTTACGGCGAGGGCGAGAAAATCACCGTCACGAGCGACGTTCCCGTTGAGCTTTTCGTCGACGGCAAGCCCGCTGGAACTGGGAATAAATTCGAACTGGTGCTGCCCAGGGGGGTTCACGAACTTCTCGCAAAGGGGGAGAAAGTTAAGGGATGGCTCAAAGTGTGGGTTGTGGACTACAGGGAGGAAATAATGAGGCTCTACGACAGATGCTTCCTCGAACTCGCCAGGAGAAAGGGACTGGGGGGCAAGGACCTCGCCCCGGAGGAACTCGCCCACAGACTGCGGGGCGAATACGACTGGAACGACCTGAAGACCGTTACGTACCTTTTCGAGGTCGCCAGGTACAGCCTCTACCCCGTTGGAAGGAGGGAGTTCATGGAGTTCTACCGGTCCCTGTCCCGACTGGTTGGAGGTGACTGCTATGGGGAAGATTGA
- a CDS encoding DUF4855 domain-containing protein produces MICRMDKLGLWYVRWDKSSNAYYSRLKTLNKSPATVEDFKSRFDIAIVTTLEGFDAKYTHNGYADGRDLAIFVKSELGTKIEYYISLPYYPYDPTHEDKNGRGNINTGDYWFDWIDGVLSVDSNSLIGFYWDLEYAWMFKDYQKGKKESTIKPEVLSKIAAYIHEKGLKFIWIPSAHTYALQNTDIPSPTAMRSFDYIFVQSNYYMNSAERYPVTFSQFCDWLSALKRIGSGKTHIVLEADECVLGGHGNCRCCGNQKCCLTLASDYYFVQQKVLGRLDNPVVYYFGATLDVVDKVFDYYLTRMGVV; encoded by the coding sequence GTGATATGCCGTATGGATAAACTCGGATTGTGGTACGTAAGATGGGATAAAAGTTCGAACGCATATTATTCAAGACTAAAGACGCTGAACAAGTCTCCTGCGACAGTTGAAGACTTCAAAAGTCGTTTCGATATTGCAATTGTTACAACACTTGAAGGGTTTGATGCCAAATACACGCATAATGGATACGCCGATGGGAGAGACTTAGCGATTTTTGTGAAATCTGAACTTGGTACAAAGATTGAATATTATATTTCACTCCCATATTACCCATATGACCCTACCCATGAAGACAAGAATGGACGGGGAAATATTAACACAGGAGATTATTGGTTTGATTGGATTGATGGGGTACTCTCTGTGGATAGCAATAGTCTTATAGGATTCTACTGGGATTTAGAATATGCTTGGATGTTTAAAGACTATCAAAAAGGTAAAAAAGAATCAACTATAAAGCCAGAAGTGCTTTCAAAAATAGCAGCATATATACATGAGAAGGGACTTAAATTCATCTGGATTCCCTCTGCGCATACTTATGCCCTACAAAACACAGACATTCCATCCCCTACTGCTATGAGGTCCTTTGATTACATATTTGTGCAATCAAATTATTACATGAACTCTGCAGAAAGGTACCCTGTTACTTTCTCCCAGTTCTGTGACTGGTTATCAGCTCTTAAGCGTATAGGCTCAGGAAAAACCCACATTGTGTTAGAAGCAGATGAATGTGTGCTTGGGGGTCATGGAAACTGTAGATGCTGTGGCAATCAAAAATGCTGTCTAACTCTTGCAAGTGATTATTATTTTGTACAGCAGAAAGTATTAGGAAGGCTTGACAATCCGGTAGTATATTATTTTGGGGCAACGCTTGATGTTGTGGATAAGGTATTTGACTACTACCTTACGAGGATGGGAGTTGTATGA